One genomic window of Luteitalea pratensis includes the following:
- a CDS encoding glycosyltransferase family 2 protein — protein MKVCVLIPAFNEARTIPSVVAGAAARVAQVLVVDDGSTDGTGEAAAAAGAEVMRLGRNGGKGTAIRAGLARVFEGDATHVLFMDGDLQHRPQEIPGLLAAAEATGAAMVIGERVFVRDEMPAARYWANVIGSWALATLLGVDLVDTQSGFRVVRTDVLRHIELEATGYEFETELVVKLARRGARIARVPIEAVYGTENSKIRPVRDTTRNIVLALVYRFLRRSGRPAA, from the coding sequence GTGAAGGTCTGCGTGCTGATCCCGGCATTCAATGAGGCTCGGACGATCCCGAGCGTCGTCGCGGGTGCCGCCGCCAGGGTCGCGCAAGTGCTGGTCGTGGACGACGGATCGACCGACGGCACCGGCGAGGCGGCCGCGGCCGCGGGCGCCGAGGTGATGCGCCTGGGCCGCAACGGCGGCAAGGGCACAGCCATACGCGCAGGGTTGGCGCGCGTGTTCGAGGGCGACGCGACGCATGTCCTGTTCATGGATGGCGACCTGCAGCATCGACCGCAGGAGATACCGGGGCTGCTCGCCGCGGCCGAAGCGACGGGCGCCGCGATGGTGATCGGCGAGCGCGTGTTCGTACGCGACGAGATGCCGGCGGCGCGTTATTGGGCCAACGTGATCGGCAGCTGGGCCCTGGCGACCCTGCTGGGAGTGGACCTCGTGGACACGCAGTCCGGCTTCCGCGTGGTGCGCACCGACGTGTTGCGCCACATCGAGCTCGAGGCGACCGGCTACGAGTTCGAGACGGAACTGGTCGTGAAGCTGGCACGCCGTGGCGCGCGCATCGCCCGTGTCCCGATCGAGGCCGTCTACGGCACCGAGAACAGCAAGATCCGCCCTGTGCGCGACACGACGCGGAACATCGTGCTGGCGCTCGTCTACCGCTTCCTGCGACGCAGCGGGAGGCCGGCGGCATGA
- a CDS encoding lysophospholipid acyltransferase family protein: protein MSTNAPVRWVTHRLNGTFIVGGSYLGSRYAPLPLSWPVAHAGAWIVSHAMSSVRDALVDNLRAVFPHESEGQLRRRAYRTCHTYTDDWMDFMRSLSWSRAQVLERFSYERADRLTDALALGRGVILVTGHFGNWEAGAVLMKALQVPLTVVAMPEPDPNVNWIRHRVRTELQADTIEVRQSLDTPLQIRRRLTEGRTVAMLMDRHVERDRVPVTMFGRRTHFLGAPALLAYLTGAPLVPIFLVREGRGRFRARPQEPIIIDRAGNRDELVLRAAQQVATLLEREIEARPECWYQFYRYWEDQPETNAERRLVRRSLGEGGTPDAEPPTAERPETNAERGTPHAERPTPSAERRTSDAAAAASPQRGSALEGRAGSPSPAQKAVSLPIPGKDAS from the coding sequence ATGAGCACCAACGCACCGGTGCGCTGGGTCACGCACCGGCTGAACGGGACGTTCATCGTCGGCGGCAGTTACCTGGGGTCGCGGTATGCGCCGCTGCCGCTGTCGTGGCCGGTGGCGCATGCCGGCGCGTGGATCGTCAGCCATGCGATGTCGAGCGTGCGTGATGCGCTGGTCGACAACCTGCGTGCCGTGTTCCCGCACGAATCGGAGGGCCAGTTGCGGCGCCGCGCCTATCGCACCTGCCACACGTACACCGACGACTGGATGGACTTCATGCGATCGCTCTCGTGGTCGCGTGCGCAAGTGCTGGAGCGCTTCTCGTACGAGCGTGCCGATCGCCTGACGGATGCCCTCGCGCTCGGGCGTGGCGTCATCCTGGTCACCGGTCACTTCGGCAACTGGGAAGCCGGCGCCGTCCTGATGAAGGCCTTGCAGGTGCCGCTCACGGTCGTCGCGATGCCGGAGCCGGATCCGAACGTCAACTGGATCCGCCATCGCGTGCGGACCGAGTTGCAGGCCGACACGATCGAGGTCCGGCAGTCGCTCGATACGCCGCTGCAGATTCGCCGACGGCTCACCGAGGGACGCACGGTCGCGATGTTGATGGATCGGCACGTGGAGCGGGACCGCGTGCCAGTGACGATGTTCGGACGACGTACGCACTTCCTGGGCGCCCCTGCCCTGCTCGCGTACCTGACCGGGGCACCACTGGTGCCGATTTTCCTCGTCCGCGAGGGACGCGGGCGCTTCCGGGCCCGCCCGCAGGAGCCGATCATCATCGACCGGGCAGGAAACCGCGACGAGCTGGTCCTGCGCGCCGCGCAGCAGGTGGCGACACTGCTCGAACGCGAGATCGAGGCGCGGCCCGAGTGCTGGTACCAGTTCTATCGGTATTGGGAAGACCAACCGGAGACGAACGCTGAACGTCGACTTGTCCGCCGTAGCCTCGGCGAAGGCGGAACGCCGGACGCCGAACCGCCAACTGCGGAACGGCCGGAGACGAACGCTGAACGCGGAACGCCGCACGCCGAACGGCCAACGCCAAGTGCCGAACGTCGCACGTCGGACGCCGCCGCTGCCGCGTCGCCCCAACGTGGATCGGCATTGGAAGGTAGGGCCGGCTCTCCGAGCCCGGCCCAGAAGGCCGTAAGCCTCCCGATTCCCGGCAAGGACGCGAGCTGA
- a CDS encoding metal-dependent hydrolase: MDPVSHLMLGRMVAAVRTSRNLPRGVVAATVLGGIAPDIDAALLAVGWDVYLRWHELGTHSLAGTPLVAILTAVVVRPWVPATSLHALVWAAWLGAMSHVLFDTYSGATIRLLWPITSQPFSMPVVAMADPLAIGVLLVGALALWVWPRRPRTAAMLTLALLLVIAAVKLTTRTRALAAYVTHVAATETLPQETAVQAAWGSWREWFMYDRLPDGTVRAFAIDGWSKTLHPRFSHDANRERAFARDSLAQFATARNFAPVYPFAFATWRQTEEGAVVFWSDARFCGTAAELPDPQEGVPHQDVRPARGPLRCALWFGGSLDAQGHPIEALVWLGGHLQRRPPGLWGIAERIEDGGGRTEDGGRIEE, translated from the coding sequence GTGGACCCGGTTTCGCACCTGATGCTCGGGCGGATGGTCGCGGCCGTACGCACGTCGCGCAATCTGCCACGCGGCGTCGTCGCGGCAACGGTGCTCGGCGGGATCGCTCCCGACATCGATGCCGCGCTGCTGGCTGTCGGATGGGACGTCTATCTGCGATGGCACGAGCTCGGCACGCATTCCCTGGCTGGCACGCCGCTGGTCGCGATCCTCACCGCGGTCGTCGTGCGGCCCTGGGTGCCGGCAACGTCGCTCCACGCACTGGTGTGGGCGGCCTGGCTCGGTGCCATGAGTCACGTCCTCTTTGACACCTACTCGGGCGCGACGATTCGGCTGCTCTGGCCGATCACGTCTCAACCCTTCTCGATGCCGGTAGTAGCGATGGCCGATCCGCTGGCGATCGGCGTGCTGCTGGTGGGCGCGCTGGCCCTGTGGGTCTGGCCGCGCCGGCCGCGCACGGCAGCGATGCTGACCCTCGCCCTGCTGCTGGTGATCGCTGCGGTGAAACTGACGACGCGGACACGGGCACTGGCCGCCTACGTAACGCATGTCGCCGCCACGGAAACGCTTCCGCAGGAAACTGCCGTCCAAGCCGCCTGGGGATCGTGGCGCGAGTGGTTCATGTACGACCGGCTGCCGGACGGGACGGTACGCGCGTTTGCCATCGACGGGTGGTCGAAGACCCTGCACCCGCGTTTCTCGCACGACGCGAACCGTGAACGCGCATTCGCTCGCGACTCGCTCGCGCAGTTCGCCACCGCGCGCAACTTCGCCCCCGTGTACCCGTTCGCCTTCGCCACATGGCGCCAGACCGAGGAAGGCGCGGTCGTGTTCTGGTCTGATGCGCGGTTCTGCGGGACAGCGGCCGAGCTCCCCGACCCGCAGGAGGGCGTGCCGCATCAGGACGTCCGCCCGGCGCGAGGCCCGCTGCGCTGCGCGCTGTGGTTCGGCGGATCCCTCGACGCGCAGGGCCACCCGATCGAAGCACTCGTCTGGCTCGGCGGCCACCTTCAGCGACGGCCGCCGGGATTGTGGGGGATCGCGGAAAGGATCGAGGACGGAGGAGGGAGGACGGAGGACGGAGGAAGGATCGAGGAATGA
- a CDS encoding mandelate racemase/muconate lactonizing enzyme family protein, whose amino-acid sequence MKPKVKQLLTPSPAGVDRRSFFRTLGLTAGAAAAMSPSAAAEADANFVQNNVKRASEPSKLQITDLRIAVVEKAPMTCPLIRIDTNQGLVGWGEVRDGATETYALVLKSRLLGENPCSVDRVFRKIKQFGGHARQAGGVCGVEMACMDLAGKAWGVPAWQMLGGKFRDRVRLYADTTETDDPKEQGRRLKERMDRGITYLKQDFGIGLLRDKPGMLSAPLGASVGQGGRVPHPFTGIEVTPAGIAWLSDWVGAIREVIGMEVPLSSDHYGHIGVNSCIRLAKAMEKHNLAWMEDMVPWQYGELMKQIREASDIPILTGEDIFLKEEFIKLIDMGAVDMIHPDLASSGGLIETKKIGDYAFEHGVAMAMHFAGSPISFMANVHCAAATENFVALEHHSMDVPWWETMVTTTGGGPLVEKGYAVVPDAPGLGIDVVESVVRAHLRPGSEYFAPTPQWDKQPSNDRLWS is encoded by the coding sequence ATGAAACCGAAGGTCAAGCAACTGCTTACGCCTTCGCCAGCCGGCGTCGACCGCCGTTCGTTCTTCCGCACGCTCGGGCTCACCGCCGGCGCTGCCGCGGCGATGTCACCGTCGGCGGCCGCGGAGGCCGACGCCAACTTCGTGCAGAACAACGTCAAACGCGCATCCGAGCCGTCGAAGCTGCAGATCACCGACCTGCGCATCGCCGTCGTCGAGAAGGCGCCGATGACGTGTCCGTTGATTCGTATCGACACGAATCAGGGGCTGGTCGGCTGGGGTGAGGTCCGCGATGGCGCCACGGAGACGTACGCGCTCGTGCTCAAGAGCCGCCTGCTCGGAGAGAACCCCTGCAGCGTCGATCGCGTGTTCCGCAAGATCAAGCAGTTCGGCGGTCACGCACGACAGGCCGGCGGCGTGTGTGGCGTCGAGATGGCCTGCATGGACCTCGCCGGCAAGGCGTGGGGTGTGCCGGCGTGGCAGATGCTCGGCGGCAAGTTCCGTGACCGGGTGCGTCTGTATGCCGACACGACCGAGACCGACGATCCGAAGGAGCAGGGCCGGCGCCTCAAGGAGCGCATGGATCGTGGCATCACGTACCTGAAACAGGATTTCGGCATCGGCCTGCTCCGCGACAAGCCCGGCATGCTGAGCGCGCCCCTTGGCGCAAGCGTCGGGCAGGGTGGACGGGTGCCCCATCCGTTCACCGGCATCGAGGTCACACCGGCTGGCATCGCATGGCTATCTGACTGGGTGGGCGCGATCCGCGAAGTGATCGGGATGGAGGTTCCGCTGTCGTCCGATCACTACGGCCACATCGGCGTCAACAGCTGCATCCGTCTCGCGAAGGCGATGGAGAAACACAACCTCGCGTGGATGGAGGACATGGTGCCGTGGCAATACGGCGAGCTGATGAAGCAGATCCGCGAGGCCTCCGACATTCCCATCCTCACCGGCGAGGACATCTTCCTGAAGGAGGAGTTCATCAAGCTGATCGACATGGGCGCGGTGGACATGATCCATCCGGACCTGGCCAGCTCCGGCGGCCTCATCGAGACCAAGAAGATCGGTGATTACGCCTTCGAGCACGGCGTCGCCATGGCGATGCACTTTGCCGGCTCACCGATCTCCTTCATGGCCAACGTGCATTGCGCGGCGGCAACCGAGAACTTCGTCGCGCTCGAGCACCATTCGATGGACGTGCCCTGGTGGGAAACCATGGTCACGACGACAGGCGGTGGCCCACTCGTCGAGAAGGGGTACGCCGTGGTGCCTGATGCGCCAGGGCTCGGTATCGACGTGGTCGAGTCCGTGGTGCGGGCCCACCTGCGGCCGGGCAGCGAGTACTTCGCGCCGACGCCGCAGTGGGACAAGCAACCAAGCAACGACCGCCTGTGGAGTTGA
- a CDS encoding TonB-dependent receptor domain-containing protein, with amino-acid sequence MRVARLLALALIAALALAAPAPAQVAAGTFVGTVTDSGGVVPGATVTLRNVNRGTTTTVVTDDAGAFTAPFLVPGTYAVEVEMQGFKKWVRSDIVLEVNQRARVDAQLEVGTLEETTIVVATAPLLRTESSEVGAAVEEKAIRELPLNSRNFASLVYLVPGVTPGQAGENLSGASTFNPRGASNFNALGHQANTNGWLIDGIDNNEYTFNTVIITPSVESVREFKVLTGVFSAEFGRGAGVVSVSTKSGSNEFHGTAFEFYRDEKYDARNFFVAKLPTLAPKPPLDRNQFGGAIGGPVFRNRTFFFFDYAGLRETRGLAFVNTVPTAETRVGDFSNFRNASGNLIPIYDPLSTRPNPAFNPGAPVSANNPQFLRDQFPGNIIPANRINPVGLNVASIYPLPNQPGNFNNYITTANRVSEDNNISFRIDHRFGESDSIFFRYNWGSFKLDAPQGQAACCLETPAEAAARFDLGPWVAGIQNTRLKTQGAGINYTRVITNTLVNELRGGYARTVPFTFQSDFGTQAATSLGIQGINITEFTTGLPNMNVQDFTGLSGGPAFLPVNPKQTHWQIEDSLNWVRGRHSMKFGYRLVDRYASPFTNTDTRSTLTFNANFTNNPVNNAGGTGLATLLTGYMTTAARGFLLEPYDLRMQEHGMYVQDDFKMSNRLTVNAGLRYEIFTAPTEEQNRIVNFDLANLQLIYAGENGASDAVNLKTRKNNFAPRLGLTYLLTDDSRTILRTGYGITYFPVAASASNLLGQQVPYTISQNVNPEVNPTNWANVRSIDNPFPPIQQVKPQTTAELNAANPRVLGHGFENETPSAQQWHLGVERQLFGPLIAELGYVGSAGKHLVLCWNPNEVQPGTGSQASRRLLQPLSNAATIIQCDPRNRSTFHALQTRLNQRYANGFQLLFSYTWGKSLDYGGSAASGGGQTGNPQTVTDMNAGKGPSGFDVRHRAVVSSVYELPWGPNRPWLNQGGLVAAIVGGWQTSSIVTATTGRPFNLALAAPVNNGAPSWPNRTGSGQLDNPTVDLWFNPADFVAPPANTYGDVGRGVLYSPGHLNFDLSLVKRFFMFGGRTNAQIRIESFNLFNHPGFGFPNNSIGSPTVGRITTTVVDNRSMQFAVKFDF; translated from the coding sequence ATGCGTGTCGCGCGTCTGCTTGCTCTTGCCCTCATCGCCGCCCTGGCACTCGCTGCGCCTGCGCCTGCCCAGGTGGCAGCGGGCACCTTCGTCGGCACCGTCACCGACAGCGGTGGCGTCGTGCCCGGCGCGACCGTCACCCTGCGCAACGTCAACCGCGGCACGACCACGACCGTCGTGACCGACGATGCCGGCGCCTTCACGGCCCCGTTTCTGGTGCCCGGCACCTATGCCGTCGAAGTCGAGATGCAGGGCTTCAAGAAATGGGTGCGCAGCGACATCGTGCTGGAAGTGAACCAGCGGGCCCGCGTCGACGCGCAGCTCGAAGTCGGTACGCTCGAGGAGACCACGATCGTTGTCGCGACCGCGCCGCTGCTGCGAACGGAGTCGTCAGAAGTCGGCGCGGCGGTCGAGGAGAAGGCGATTCGCGAGCTGCCGCTGAACTCGCGCAACTTCGCGTCGCTGGTGTATCTGGTGCCTGGCGTCACGCCTGGACAGGCCGGGGAGAACCTCTCCGGTGCGAGCACGTTCAACCCGCGCGGCGCGTCGAACTTCAACGCGCTCGGCCATCAGGCGAACACGAACGGCTGGCTGATCGACGGTATCGACAACAACGAGTACACGTTCAACACCGTCATCATCACGCCCTCGGTCGAGTCGGTGCGCGAGTTCAAGGTGCTCACCGGCGTGTTCTCGGCCGAGTTCGGCCGCGGCGCAGGCGTGGTGTCGGTATCCACCAAGTCGGGCAGCAACGAGTTCCACGGCACAGCGTTCGAGTTCTACCGGGACGAGAAGTATGACGCCCGCAATTTCTTCGTCGCCAAGTTGCCCACGCTTGCGCCCAAGCCGCCACTGGACCGCAACCAGTTCGGCGGCGCCATCGGCGGGCCGGTCTTCCGCAACCGCACGTTCTTCTTCTTCGATTACGCGGGCCTGCGCGAGACGCGGGGGTTGGCGTTTGTCAACACCGTGCCGACGGCCGAGACGCGGGTCGGCGACTTCTCCAACTTCCGGAATGCGTCCGGCAACCTGATCCCGATCTACGACCCGCTCAGCACGCGGCCCAACCCGGCCTTCAATCCGGGTGCTCCCGTCAGTGCGAACAACCCGCAGTTCCTGCGCGATCAGTTCCCGGGCAACATCATCCCGGCCAACCGCATCAACCCGGTTGGGCTCAATGTGGCGAGCATCTACCCGCTGCCCAACCAGCCCGGCAACTTCAACAACTACATCACCACGGCCAACCGTGTCTCCGAGGACAACAACATCTCCTTCCGGATCGACCACCGGTTCGGTGAGAGCGACTCAATCTTCTTCCGCTACAACTGGGGCAGCTTCAAGCTGGATGCCCCGCAGGGCCAGGCGGCGTGCTGTCTCGAGACGCCGGCCGAAGCCGCGGCACGATTCGACCTCGGGCCGTGGGTGGCCGGCATCCAGAACACGCGCCTCAAGACGCAGGGCGCCGGCATCAACTACACGCGCGTCATCACCAACACGCTGGTCAATGAGTTGCGCGGCGGCTACGCGCGGACGGTGCCATTCACGTTCCAGTCGGACTTCGGCACGCAGGCGGCGACTTCGCTCGGCATCCAGGGCATCAACATCACCGAGTTCACGACCGGCCTCCCGAACATGAACGTCCAGGATTTCACCGGTCTGAGCGGCGGCCCGGCCTTCCTGCCGGTCAACCCGAAGCAGACACACTGGCAGATCGAGGACAGCCTCAACTGGGTGAGGGGGCGGCACTCGATGAAGTTCGGCTACCGGCTCGTGGATCGCTACGCGTCGCCGTTCACCAACACCGACACCCGCAGCACGCTGACATTCAATGCCAACTTCACGAACAACCCGGTGAACAACGCCGGCGGCACCGGCCTGGCGACCCTGCTCACCGGCTATATGACCACGGCGGCGCGCGGCTTCCTGCTCGAGCCCTACGACCTGCGGATGCAGGAGCACGGCATGTACGTGCAGGACGACTTCAAGATGTCCAACCGCCTGACCGTCAACGCCGGCCTGCGCTACGAGATCTTCACGGCGCCGACCGAAGAGCAGAACCGCATCGTCAACTTCGATCTCGCGAACCTGCAGTTGATCTACGCCGGGGAGAACGGCGCGAGCGACGCGGTGAATCTGAAGACGCGCAAGAACAACTTCGCGCCGCGCCTCGGCCTCACGTATCTACTCACTGATGATTCGCGGACGATCCTGCGCACCGGCTACGGGATCACGTACTTCCCTGTCGCTGCGTCGGCCTCGAACCTGCTCGGGCAGCAGGTGCCCTACACGATCTCGCAGAACGTGAACCCGGAGGTGAACCCGACCAACTGGGCCAACGTGCGGTCAATCGACAACCCCTTCCCGCCAATCCAGCAGGTGAAACCGCAGACGACCGCGGAGCTCAACGCCGCCAATCCACGCGTCCTCGGTCACGGGTTCGAGAACGAGACCCCGTCGGCGCAGCAGTGGCACCTCGGCGTCGAGCGGCAGCTCTTCGGACCTCTGATCGCCGAGCTCGGCTACGTCGGCAGCGCCGGCAAGCACCTCGTCCTCTGCTGGAACCCCAACGAGGTGCAGCCCGGCACGGGATCGCAAGCCTCGCGGCGCCTGCTCCAACCGCTGTCGAACGCCGCCACCATCATCCAGTGCGACCCCCGCAACAGGTCAACCTTCCACGCCCTGCAGACGCGCCTGAACCAGCGGTACGCAAACGGCTTCCAACTGCTCTTCAGCTACACATGGGGCAAGTCGCTCGACTACGGCGGTTCCGCGGCGAGTGGTGGCGGCCAGACCGGGAATCCGCAGACCGTGACCGACATGAATGCCGGCAAGGGTCCCTCCGGGTTCGACGTCCGCCACCGTGCCGTCGTCAGCTCGGTGTATGAACTGCCGTGGGGCCCGAACCGTCCCTGGCTCAATCAGGGCGGGCTGGTCGCCGCGATCGTCGGCGGTTGGCAGACGAGTTCGATCGTCACGGCGACTACCGGGCGGCCGTTCAACTTGGCGCTCGCCGCACCTGTCAACAACGGCGCACCGAGCTGGCCCAACCGCACCGGCTCGGGCCAGCTCGACAATCCAACCGTGGACCTGTGGTTCAACCCCGCGGACTTCGTCGCGCCGCCAGCCAATACCTACGGCGACGTCGGCCGCGGCGTGCTGTACTCGCCGGGGCACCTCAACTTCGATCTGTCGCTGGTCAAGCGATTCTTCATGTTCGGTGGGCGCACGAACGCGCAGATCCGCATCGAGTCGTTCAATCTATTCAACCATCCGGGGTTCGGCTTCCCGAACAACTCGATCGGCTCACCCACGGTCGGACGCATCACGACCACGGTCGTGGACAACCGCAGCATGCAGTTCGCGGTCAAATTCGATTTCTGA
- a CDS encoding DUF2062 domain-containing protein: protein MTTVPLAGSARALSRASRLQRAIHALRTEGDSRGRESFAIGLGLMIGCTPFWGVHFGLCWLVGRAFGLNRLKMYLAANVINPLILPPLFYAEVQAGSLVRRGHLLTLSWDMITSGRVWDFGTDLVIGSVVVGLIVGIVGGVVTYAARRPAQDPFFQLLVRRASDRFLDSGITAWEFARGKLSGDPVYAAALAAEFPAATGTLLDVGCGQGLMLALVAEAQHTAGRGEWDTTRSDPPQFTRLVGVELRPRVAGVAKRALEHEADIVAGDGRTAGLPAADVVLLFDVLHLMPDAGQRELLRAIRAVLPHTGRLLVREADADAGWRFRLVRVGNTMKAFLTGHWRQRFLFRSQTAWRTLLHEEGFEAHVQPMGQGTPFGNVLISAGLRLDGR from the coding sequence ATGACCACCGTTCCGTTGGCTGGCAGCGCCCGTGCGCTGTCTCGCGCCTCGCGTCTGCAACGGGCGATTCATGCCCTGCGGACCGAGGGCGATAGCCGCGGTCGCGAGTCGTTCGCGATCGGGCTTGGACTCATGATCGGCTGCACGCCGTTCTGGGGCGTGCACTTCGGCCTGTGCTGGCTGGTAGGCCGGGCGTTCGGCCTGAACCGCCTCAAGATGTACCTCGCCGCCAACGTCATCAACCCCCTCATCCTGCCGCCGTTGTTCTATGCCGAGGTGCAGGCCGGATCACTGGTCCGGCGAGGTCACCTGCTCACCCTGTCATGGGACATGATCACGTCTGGTCGTGTGTGGGATTTTGGCACCGACCTCGTCATCGGCAGTGTGGTCGTCGGATTGATCGTGGGCATCGTCGGCGGTGTCGTGACATACGCTGCGCGACGCCCCGCGCAGGATCCGTTCTTCCAGTTGCTGGTCCGGCGTGCCAGCGATCGCTTTCTCGACTCGGGCATCACGGCGTGGGAGTTCGCGCGCGGCAAATTGTCCGGCGATCCGGTGTATGCCGCGGCGCTCGCCGCGGAGTTCCCTGCCGCCACGGGCACGCTGCTCGATGTCGGGTGCGGGCAAGGGCTCATGCTGGCGCTGGTGGCCGAGGCCCAACACACGGCCGGGCGGGGCGAATGGGATACCACACGGTCCGATCCGCCGCAGTTCACGCGCCTGGTCGGCGTGGAGTTGCGGCCGCGCGTGGCAGGCGTCGCGAAGCGGGCGCTGGAGCACGAGGCGGACATCGTTGCCGGAGATGGGCGGACGGCGGGCTTGCCGGCCGCTGACGTCGTGCTGCTGTTCGATGTGCTGCACCTGATGCCCGATGCCGGCCAACGTGAGTTGCTGCGCGCCATCCGCGCCGTGCTGCCGCACACGGGCCGCTTGCTGGTCCGCGAGGCGGACGCCGACGCCGGCTGGCGCTTCCGCCTCGTCCGCGTCGGCAACACGATGAAGGCATTTCTTACGGGCCACTGGCGGCAACGGTTCCTGTTCCGGTCCCAGACGGCCTGGCGGACGCTCCTGCACGAAGAGGGGTTCGAGGCGCACGTGCAGCCCATGGGCCAGGGCACGCCGTTCGGGAATGTGCTCATCAGTGCCGGCCTCCGACTCGACGGACGTTGA
- a CDS encoding Rid family hydrolase: MPKITVTTPIALAPLAPLPPSWVDALVGSSPDISTTNALDGTVEVRTGANFTHVAITIPDAHGLSPDRLHEHVRDAYLSVAATLNAQRRHPVRFWNFVPQIHTPSGPGLDRYMVFNGGRFAACEHWHGSPNDFDHTLASASGVGVLGRALAIHCLAANNAGEPVENPRQVPAYKYSRRYGPRPPCFARATQLTRPVHGAWWLLVAGTASIRGELTVHADDVDAQTVETLDNLDALLAAAETRRGASDAVARFTSLRVYIVRPDDLDVVRERIAERHGDVPDIECAQAELCRGDLLVEIEGIAEL; this comes from the coding sequence ATGCCAAAGATTACCGTCACGACGCCGATCGCACTCGCTCCGCTCGCTCCCCTGCCACCGTCCTGGGTGGATGCGCTGGTGGGCTCCTCACCAGACATTTCCACGACCAATGCGCTCGATGGCACCGTCGAGGTGCGAACGGGCGCAAACTTCACACACGTCGCGATCACGATCCCGGACGCACATGGGCTATCACCGGATCGGCTGCACGAGCACGTGCGCGACGCATATCTTTCGGTAGCGGCCACCCTCAACGCCCAACGGCGTCACCCCGTGCGGTTCTGGAATTTCGTGCCGCAGATCCATACGCCTTCTGGTCCCGGACTGGATCGCTACATGGTCTTCAACGGCGGGCGATTTGCGGCGTGCGAGCACTGGCACGGCTCACCGAATGACTTCGATCACACGCTGGCGTCGGCCTCGGGTGTGGGCGTGCTCGGTCGTGCGCTCGCGATCCATTGCCTGGCCGCCAACAATGCCGGCGAGCCCGTCGAGAACCCACGCCAGGTCCCGGCATACAAGTACTCCCGCCGCTACGGGCCGCGCCCGCCGTGCTTTGCCCGCGCCACGCAGTTGACGCGCCCGGTGCATGGCGCCTGGTGGCTGCTGGTGGCCGGCACCGCGAGCATCCGCGGCGAACTCACGGTGCACGCCGACGACGTCGACGCCCAGACGGTCGAGACGCTGGACAACCTCGATGCACTGCTCGCCGCCGCCGAAACGCGGCGCGGCGCCAGCGATGCCGTCGCCCGCTTCACCAGCTTGCGCGTCTACATCGTCCGGCCCGACGACCTCGACGTGGTGCGCGAACGCATCGCCGAGCGGCATGGAGACGTGCCGGACATCGAGTGCGCACAGGCGGAACTGTGTCGTGGCGACCTCCTCGTGGAGATCGAGGGCATCGCAGAACTGTAG
- a CDS encoding 3-hydroxyacyl-ACP dehydratase FabZ family protein has product MEYLALLPHTPPMRLVEDVVSVEPGVQAVCRRQTRQGDFYFQGHFPDRPVVPAVVLIELLAQTGGLAAGAPRPGEPHRPHALRLAAVDGFRFPAGCGADVLLEATARIAGRLGGLFKIEGTVTADGVVVAKGSLTLADVGTRG; this is encoded by the coding sequence GTGGAGTATCTCGCCCTACTGCCGCACACCCCACCGATGCGCCTGGTCGAGGACGTCGTCTCCGTCGAGCCAGGCGTGCAGGCGGTGTGCCGTCGCCAGACCCGACAGGGTGATTTCTACTTCCAGGGTCACTTCCCCGATCGACCGGTCGTGCCGGCGGTCGTGCTGATCGAACTGCTGGCGCAGACCGGCGGGCTGGCCGCCGGGGCGCCGCGACCAGGCGAGCCGCACCGACCGCACGCGTTGCGGCTCGCCGCAGTGGACGGCTTCCGCTTCCCGGCAGGATGCGGCGCGGACGTACTGCTCGAAGCGACGGCGCGCATCGCGGGCCGCCTGGGCGGTCTGTTCAAGATCGAAGGCACGGTCACGGCCGACGGCGTCGTCGTCGCGAAGGGGAGTCTCACGCTGGCGGATGTCGGAACGCGAGGGTAG